The stretch of DNA GTGACCCGCGAGTCCTATTCGGACATGGGCACGCGGGCGGTCGGCCGCGGCGCGGTGCACTTCGACGGCGTGCGGGTTCCTGCGGAGCACCTCCTCGGTGCGGAGGGCAAGGGATTCTCCGAGGTGCTCCGGGGTTTCGACTTCAGCCGCGCGCTGATCGGCCTGCAGTGCGTCGGAGCCGCGCAGGCCAGCGTCACCGAGACCTGGCGCTACGTCAGCGAGCGCGAAGCGTTCGACCAGCCGTTGAGCAAGTTCCAAGGAGTCTCGTTCCCGCTGGCCGAGGCGGACACGCGGCTCACCGCGGCGCGGCTGCTGTGCTACCGGACGCTTTCGCTGCGGGACCGGGGGATGCCGCACACCGCGGAGGCCGCGATGTGCAAGTGGCTCGCGCCGAAGGATTCGTTCGAGGCCATCCAGAACTGCCTGCTGCTGCACGGCCAGTACGGCTACCGGACCGAGTTGCCGCTGGAGCAGCGGTTGCGCGACGTGCTCGGCCTGCAGATCGGCGACGGCACCGCGCAGGTCATGAAGTTGATCATCGCCCGGGAGCGGCTCGGGCGGCAGCTGGCTCCCTGAGCCGGGTTGGGAGACGAAATGGGACGACTGGAGCACAAGATCGCCGCGGTGACCGGCGCGGGCCGCGGCATCGGCCGGGCCATCGCCGAGAAGCTGGCCGCCGAAGGCGCCACCGTCGTGGTCTCGGACATCGACGGGGAGTCCGCCAACGCCACCGCGGAAGCCGTCGGCGGGGTGGGGCTGCGCACCGACGTCGCCGACGCGGACTCGGTCGAGGCGATGCTCGCGCAGGTCCGGGAACGGTTCGGCCGGTTGGACGTGCTGGTCAACAACGCGGGCTGGGACAAGGCCGAACCGTTCGTCGACACCGACGCCGCCGACTGGCACAAGATCGTCGGGATCAACCTGTTCGGCACCTTGCACACCACCAAGGCGGCGCTGCCGATGATGATCGAGCAGCAGTCCGGGTCGATCGTGAACCTCGGATCGGACGCGGCCAGGGTCGGCTCCTCCGGGGAGGCGGTGTACTCGGCGGCCAAGGGCGGTGTCGTGTCGTTCACCAAGACCCTCGCCCGCGAGATGGCCCGCAACAAGATCAACGTGAACTGCGTGTGCCCCGGCCCTGCCGACACCGAGCTGTTCGCCTCGATCGGCGGGGACGACCCCAAGCTGCGCGAATCGCTGATCAAGGCCATCCCGTTCCGGCGGCTGGCGGATCCGGCCGATCTCGCCAACACCGTGGCGTTCTTCGCCTCGGACGAGGCCGGATACCTCACCGGGCAGACCGTCAGCGTCAGCGGCGGCCTCACGATGAGCTGATCCGGGCCGCGGCGCCACTGGAACGGCCGAGTCAGCAGCCGTGCACCTCGATGCGGAGGGAATCAGCATGACCACTTACGACCCCGCGGCGTACCGCGAGTTCATCGAGCGCGATTTCACCTACCTCAACGGATTCCGGCGCAACACCCACCGGTACGCGAACCGGATCGCCTTGCACTGCCCGTCGACAGGCGCCGAATTCACCTACGCCGAACTCGGTGATCGGGTCGACCGGCTGGCATCCGGCTTGGCAGCGGCCGGTGTCGAACCCGGTGACGTGGTGGTCTACCAGCTCCACAACGGCCCGGAGTTCGCGCAGCTCTACCTGGCCACGCAGGCGGCGGGCGCGGTCGGCGCGCCGATCAACTTCCGGCTTTCGGCGGGCGAGGTCGCGTTCATCCTCGACGACAGCCGCCCGCGCGTGTTCGTGCACGATGCCGCGCTCGCCGAAACCGTCGCCGCCGCGCTCGAGCACGCCGAGCACCGGCCCGATCTGGTGGTGGCCGCAGGCGGGCGAACACCCGGCGCGACACCGTTCGAGGCGCTGATCAGCGACCGGGCCGAGCCGCCTGCGCCCTCCCGCACGGTCTACGACGAGACCACCCGGCTCTACACCTCCGGCACCACCGGGATGCCCAAGGGAGTGCCGCTGAACAGCATGATCGAGATCTTCAGCGCGCACGACGTGATCATGCACTTCCTGCTCTCGCCGGAGGACCGCACGCTGAACATGACGCCGTGGTTCCACCGCGGCGGGCTCTACGCCGGCGGCCCGAACCCGGCGTTCTACCTGGGTGCGCAGGTCGTTCCGATGCGCACGTTCGATGCGGCGGAGTGCCTGGACCAGGTGCAGCGGCACGGCATCACCTTCCTCATCGGGGCGCCGACGAACCTGGCGATGCTGGCCGCGGAGCAGTCCGCGCGCCCGCGCGAGCTCTCCAGCCTGCGCGGCATCGTCACGATGGGAGCGCCGCTGGAGGCGGAAGCCGCGCTGCGCTACCAGCAGGTCCTGTGCCCGCGGATCTTCAACGGCTACGGCACCACGGAAGCGTTCTGGAACAGCTTCCTGCGGCCCGCCGACCTGCCGGAGCACGCGGGCAGCGCGGGCCGGGCCTGCACCGACGACGACATGGCCGTGGTCCGGGTGCTCGGCGACCGGCTCGCCGAGCCGCACGAGACCGTCGCCCGCGACGGAACCGAGGTCGGCGAGGTCATCGTCCGCTCCCCGAAGTGCGGCTACGCCTACGCGAACGCGCCGGAGCAGGAGGCGGGCAAGTTCCACCGCGGCTGGCTCTACATCGGCGATCTGGCCACCTGGGACGCCGACGAGTTCGTCACGATCGTCGGCCGCAAGGACGACATGATCGTCTCCGGCGGCGAGAACGTGCACCCGGTGCAGGTGGAGGAGGTGCTCAACGAGCACGCCGCGGTCGAGGACTCGATGGTCGTCGGCATCCCGCACGAGCACTGGGGCCGCCTCGTCGTCGCCTACGTGGTCCCCGCCGACGGCTCCCTCACGGCCGAAGAGTGCGAGCGGCATTGCCGCGAGCATCCGATGCTGGCCGATTACAAGCGCCCCCGCGCCTACCGGCTCGTCGATTCGCTGCCGGTGACCGCCACCGGCAAGAAGATCCACTACAAGGCCCGCGAGCAGGCCGCCGACGAATTCTCCCGCGGCTTGTTCACCCGCCTCGGCACGCCCGCTTGATCCGCACCCAGGGAAGGACCGCCATGGATTTCTCCGCTTACCGGCAACTCCGCTTCGAGCGCCGCGACAACGGAGTCCTGCTGATCACGCTGGATCAGCCGCAGAAGTACAACGCCACCGACGAGGAGATGCACAACGAACTCGCCCGGGTGTGGGCCGATGTCTCGGCCGACCCGGAAACGCGGGTGGCGGTGGTGACCGGCGCGGGCAAGGCGTTCTCCGCCGGTGGCGACCTGGACATGGTGCAGCGGATGGCCGGGGACCACGACCGCGTCTCGCGGATGCTCTCCGAGATGAGCGACATGGTCTACAACATCATCAACTGCGAGAAGCCGGTCGTCTCGGCGATCAACGGCGTCGCGGTCGGCGCCGGAACGGTCGTGGCGCTGCTGGCCGACATCTCGATCTGCGCCGAGGACGCCAAGCTCGGCGACGGCCACGTGAAGCTAGGCGTCGCCGCCGGGGACCACGCCGCGATCCTGTGGCCGCTGCTGTGCGGCATGGCCAAGGCCCGGTACTACCTGCTCACCGGCGAAATGCTCAGCGGTGCGGAAGCCGAGCGGATCGGCATGGTCAGCCGCGCGCTGCCCCGCGAGCAGGTGCTCGAGGAGTCGCTGCGGGTCGCGGACGGGCTGGCCACCGGATCGCAACCTGCGATCCGGTGGACCAAGCGGGCGTTGAGCAACTGGCTCAAGACGGCCGGGCCGATCTTCGACCAGTCCGCTGCCTACGAAATGCTCTGCTTCATGGGGCCGGACGTGCCCGAGGGCGCCGCCGCGCTGGCCGAGAAGCGGCAGCCCGATTTCCCGTCCGCCCGCTGATCCGCGAGATCACCGGCTGCGCACAGCAGCGCGTGCCGCCGGATCGGATCGGCGGCACGCGGTCGGGCCGTCCTCGCAGCTCGGCCCGGGCCTCGGGCTCAGCCGCGGAACAGCGCGGCGATGCTGCTCGGTAGCTGGGCCACCGTGTCGTCGACTTCCCCCGGCTCCGTCCAGGAGCGCACCGTCGAGAGCACTGCCCGGACCTGCTGCTCGGTGGTGTCGAGGTCGGTGGTGTAGATGTCCGCGCTGACCCGGTCCAGGAACCCGTTCTTGTCCACCTGGCGGGCCTGGCCGCTGCGGTCGTGCACCGCGTCGCGGGCCTCCTTCGGCAGCGGTTCCACGAGTTCGTCCAGCTCACCGGCGGTGATGCTCTCGCCGAGGGTGCGCAGCGTGGCGCGCACCAGCGTCTCGGCCTCGGCCGTCGACTCGACGCCGGAGGCGCGGCGGACCTCGCCGACGAACGATTGCCACTGCGGACTGCTCTGCACGCTTTCGGTCATCGCCATTCCTTCCTGCCTGCCGGGATACTGCCTGCCGGGATACTGCTCGCCGGGCGCCGTTCAGCCGAACAGCGGCGCGTACGAAGACGGCAGCTGCGAGCGCAGGTCTTCGAGTTCACCGCGGCTCACGAACTGCGCCATCGTGCCCACCACCGCGTGCGCGTGCTCTCGCGCGAGATCCGGGTTCGAGTTCGGGCCTTCCTGATCGGCGATCCGTTCCAGGAAGTCGTCGAAGTCGTCCCGGTTCTCGGCCGAGCCGGTGCGTTCCAGCAGCGGGTCCTTGAGCTGTTCGGGAAGCTGGTCGGCCAGGTCGCGCGGTTCCTGCCCGGCCAGCCGCTGACCGAGCGTGGACAGCACGATGCGGGTGGTCTGCTCGGCTTCGGCGTTGTCCGGCAGCGCGGTCCGCCGGCGCACCGTTGCGAGGAACTCGTCGTAGTTCATGTCGCCTCCGCTTCCTGGATCGGCCCGCGATTTCCGGGTCGCGATCCGGTCGGGCGGTTCCGGGCCCGGTGTGCCCGGAGCCCGGCGGGCGCAAACTCGCCCGGCTACCGGCGGGCGGGCGTGGCGTCGAGCAGTGCGTAGGCCCGGTGCGAGAGCTCCAGCAGCTCCTCGGTCGGCAGCTCGGACGGGCGCACCTCACCGGCGGCGACGTCGTGGGCCTCGTGCAGTTCGACCAGCGCCGAGCGCAGCCGCGCAGGCTGCAGCGGCCGGGACTCGCTCAACCTTCGCACCCGCGTCAGCGCGGCCTGCACCCGCGACAACCACGCGCGGTTCGGCAGCGCCCAGGCCACGGCCACCGCGATCGCGGCGCCCAGCAGCGTCGCCCAGAACCGGTTCCAGCCGAGCACGCCCGGATCGGAGGCGGTTCCCAGCGCGCTGACCAGCAGCGCCACCGGTGTCGCGAACAGCAGGCCGAACGCGTAGTTGACGGTGACCGTCATCTCCGCACCCCACTGCAGCACGGCCAGCAGCACCACCAGCACCCACACCGGCGGCCCGGCGTGCAGCACGGCCACCGCGACCAGCACTCCGAGGACCGTGCCGCAGACCCGTTGCAGCATCCGCGGAACCGAACCAGCGGTGCTGGTCGCCTGCAGGATCGAGACCGCGGACACCGCCGCCCAGTAGGTCTGCTCGATGCCGAGCAGACCGGCCGCGACACCGGCCAGCAGGGCGGCCAGGACGACCCGGGCCGCGTACGGCATCAACCACGACTTCACCCGGTGCGGCAGCAGCGCAGCCCGCAGCACGTCCCGGATGATCCACCAGCGCGACACCGGCGTCGGCGGGACCGCCGGCGCGGACTCCCGTCCGTGCGGCTCGGCGAAGGGACGACCGGCGCGGACTTCGCGCGCGGCGGTTCTGACCTCGTGCACCTGCACCGCGGGGGCGTCCGGGCTCAGCAGCGCCTCGCAGTTTTCGACCGCGCGCACGAGGTCGCGGTGCGGCCCGGTGTCGCGCTGCCGCCTGCCGACGAGTGCGACGCCGTTCCAGGCGGTCTCCACCGCGACCGCGGCGCGGTGCCGCAGCGCGAGGTCGGCGCGGTCGGCGAGCGCGTCCGCCGTCGCGTCCAGCGCCGCGGCCACCGCGCGCCGCTGCGGATTCAGCCCGCTCGCCGCCGTGCCCAGCACGGTCACCGTCCACGCGAACGCCGTGGACGCGACGATCGTCAGGAAGTGGGCACCGAGCCCGGCGGCCTGCAGCGGCAGGTGCGAACAGGCGCCGACGGCGAACGTGAAGATCAATCCACCGGGCGGTCCGATCTTGACCGCGGTGGCCGCGACCGTGCCGATCGCTCCGGCCAAGGCGGTGGCCAGCATCGCGATCGGCTCGTGCCACGGCTGCCCGCCCGCGAACACCGCGATCAGGTCGCCGGTGGTCACCGCCGCCACCATGCCGATCGCCACCACGCCCAACGTGCGGGCTTGCCGCGGATGCGCCTCGTTGCGGCAGTGCACGCTGGTGAGCGCGCCGAACACCGCGCCGGGCAGCAGGTCCAGCCGCCCGATGGCCAGCAGCACGCCGAGCGGGACCGCCATCGACAGCAACGCGCGTCCGGCGGGCCAGGCCAACGGGCCGCCGGGGCGCAGCCGGAAGGCGTCGGAGACGTTGCGGGTCAGCACGGTTGTCGGCACCCTGCCAAGCTAGCCAAAAAAGTTCACTAGTGAAACGATGGTGAGATGAACCGAACACCGGATCTCATCGACGCGGCCCGGGAGCAATGGAGCGGGATCCACCCCGATGTCGACACCGCCAGCATCGAAGTGATCGGCCGGGTGCTGCGCGCGGCCGCGGTGCTGCGGCGCAAGCTCGACAGCACGATCGCCGAGGACGGGCTCAACCGCGCCGAGTTCGACCTGCTGTGCGCGCTGCGGCGCAGCGGTGGGCCGGTCACGCCGGGGCGGCTGAACGAGCTCACCGTCTCGTCCGGTGCGGCGACCACGAAACGACTCCAGCAGCTCGCGGACCGCGGCCTCGTGCAGCGCTCCACCGATGCACGGGATCGGCGCAGCGCGCGGGTGCAGCTGACCGAGCACGGGCAGGAGGTGATCGACGGGATCTTCCCGCGCGCGATCGCCGCGGAGCGGTCGCTGCTGACGGGCTTGACCGCTCGGCAGCAGAAGGCCCTGGCGGGCAACTTGGCGGACCTGCTGCACGCCGTCGAAGGGCCTTGAGCGGGGGCGTCCCGTGATGCTGCGAGCGGCGCTCCCATTGCTCAGCAGAAGAAAATCTTTCGGCGATAAGCTGATGTTACGGGGAATATTGCGGCGATAGCACGTTAGTTGTCATAGTTTTCCGTAGTTGATGCGACCGCTACCGCGGCTGCAGAACGAGGAGGCTGACATGACGACCCAGCAGGAAGCCGTTCTCACTCCCGCCCCGACCACCCCGACGACCGCTGCGACCGGAGCCGTGCCCGCGCTGCGGGCGCGGGTGACCGGCGACCTGCTGGACATCGTGGTGGACCTCGACTCGGGCGACGGCTGCCGGCTGCGCGACCTGCGCGACGGCACCGAGTACCTGGACATGACGATGTTCTTCAGCTCCGCCCCGCTCGGGCACGGCCACCCCGGCCTGCGCGCGGCGGAGTTCGAGGCCGAGCTGCTGCGCGCGGCCCGGATCAAGCCGTCCAACCCGGACTTCGCCACCGTCGAGCAGGCGCGGTTCGCCGAGACGTTCCGCCGCGTGGCGGGCGTGCCGGAGCTGCCGCTGCTGTTCCTCATCGACGGCGGAACGCTGGCGGTGGAGAACGCGCTGAAGGTGGCCTTCGACTGGAAGACCAAGCGCAACGCCCGCACCGGACTCGCCGTGCGCGGCAGCCGGGTGCTGCACCTGGAGCGCGCCTTCCACGGCCGCAGCGGGTACACGCTGTCGCTGACCAACACCGACCCGGCCAAGATCCGCGACTACCCGATGTTCGACTGGCCGCGGATTCCCGGCCCCGCCGTCGATCCCGGTCCGCGCTGGGACAGCCCGGAACTGCTGCCCGAGGAGAAGGTCGCGCTGGACGCCGCGGAATCCGCGCTGCGCCGGTACGGGGCGGAGGTCGCGTGCTTCGTCTACGAGCCGATCCAGGGCGAAGGCGGCGACCGGCACCTGCGGCCGCGGTTCCTGCGGGCGATGCAGGAGCTGTGCCGCGAGCACGACGTGCTCACCGTCGCCGACGAGGTGCAGACCGGCGCGTTGACCGGCGGGGCGTGGGCGCACGAGGCGCTCGGGCTCGAGCCGGACCTGGTCGCGTTCGGCAAGCGGATGCAGGTGTGCGGGGTGCTCGGCGGGCGCCGGGTGCTGGAGGTCGCCGACAACGCCTTCCGGGAAGCCAGCCGGATCAGCTCCACCTGGGGCGGTTCGCTGGTGGACATG from Saccharopolyspora sp. SCSIO 74807 encodes:
- a CDS encoding acyl-CoA dehydrogenase — encoded protein: MDVTLTEDQLRLRDEAGRFAAERLAPHYREREQRGSVEPQVRREMGDRGFIAPELPVEIGGRGLDRVTSGILTEEIARGDFSVAYLQVVGSLVGQILASNAASEVAARWVPGICRGEHIVGIGLTEPHAGSDAGMPRLTARRDGDDYLLTGTKSLSFGGDAAAAVVFARTGEQQARGKGISAFLVPLDLPGVTRESYSDMGTRAVGRGAVHFDGVRVPAEHLLGAEGKGFSEVLRGFDFSRALIGLQCVGAAQASVTETWRYVSEREAFDQPLSKFQGVSFPLAEADTRLTAARLLCYRTLSLRDRGMPHTAEAAMCKWLAPKDSFEAIQNCLLLHGQYGYRTELPLEQRLRDVLGLQIGDGTAQVMKLIIARERLGRQLAP
- the lat gene encoding L-lysine 6-transaminase, which gives rise to MTTQQEAVLTPAPTTPTTAATGAVPALRARVTGDLLDIVVDLDSGDGCRLRDLRDGTEYLDMTMFFSSAPLGHGHPGLRAAEFEAELLRAARIKPSNPDFATVEQARFAETFRRVAGVPELPLLFLIDGGTLAVENALKVAFDWKTKRNARTGLAVRGSRVLHLERAFHGRSGYTLSLTNTDPAKIRDYPMFDWPRIPGPAVDPGPRWDSPELLPEEKVALDAAESALRRYGAEVACFVYEPIQGEGGDRHLRPRFLRAMQELCREHDVLTVADEVQTGALTGGAWAHEALGLEPDLVAFGKRMQVCGVLGGRRVLEVADNAFREASRISSTWGGSLVDMVRATRILEIIERDGLFERSREIGALLLTELRELAAEFPSLLTAPRGRGLMCAVTFRDPELRNRAIAAARTDHRTLFLPSGPDSLRFRPPLSADPSELTAAVAALRATLTSLP
- a CDS encoding MarR family winged helix-turn-helix transcriptional regulator; amino-acid sequence: MNRTPDLIDAAREQWSGIHPDVDTASIEVIGRVLRAAAVLRRKLDSTIAEDGLNRAEFDLLCALRRSGGPVTPGRLNELTVSSGAATTKRLQQLADRGLVQRSTDARDRRSARVQLTEHGQEVIDGIFPRAIAAERSLLTGLTARQQKALAGNLADLLHAVEGP
- a CDS encoding class I adenylate-forming enzyme family protein, with translation MTTYDPAAYREFIERDFTYLNGFRRNTHRYANRIALHCPSTGAEFTYAELGDRVDRLASGLAAAGVEPGDVVVYQLHNGPEFAQLYLATQAAGAVGAPINFRLSAGEVAFILDDSRPRVFVHDAALAETVAAALEHAEHRPDLVVAAGGRTPGATPFEALISDRAEPPAPSRTVYDETTRLYTSGTTGMPKGVPLNSMIEIFSAHDVIMHFLLSPEDRTLNMTPWFHRGGLYAGGPNPAFYLGAQVVPMRTFDAAECLDQVQRHGITFLIGAPTNLAMLAAEQSARPRELSSLRGIVTMGAPLEAEAALRYQQVLCPRIFNGYGTTEAFWNSFLRPADLPEHAGSAGRACTDDDMAVVRVLGDRLAEPHETVARDGTEVGEVIVRSPKCGYAYANAPEQEAGKFHRGWLYIGDLATWDADEFVTIVGRKDDMIVSGGENVHPVQVEEVLNEHAAVEDSMVVGIPHEHWGRLVVAYVVPADGSLTAEECERHCREHPMLADYKRPRAYRLVDSLPVTATGKKIHYKAREQAADEFSRGLFTRLGTPA
- a CDS encoding enoyl-CoA hydratase/isomerase family protein codes for the protein MDFSAYRQLRFERRDNGVLLITLDQPQKYNATDEEMHNELARVWADVSADPETRVAVVTGAGKAFSAGGDLDMVQRMAGDHDRVSRMLSEMSDMVYNIINCEKPVVSAINGVAVGAGTVVALLADISICAEDAKLGDGHVKLGVAAGDHAAILWPLLCGMAKARYYLLTGEMLSGAEAERIGMVSRALPREQVLEESLRVADGLATGSQPAIRWTKRALSNWLKTAGPIFDQSAAYEMLCFMGPDVPEGAAALAEKRQPDFPSAR
- a CDS encoding DUF2267 domain-containing protein, with translation MTESVQSSPQWQSFVGEVRRASGVESTAEAETLVRATLRTLGESITAGELDELVEPLPKEARDAVHDRSGQARQVDKNGFLDRVSADIYTTDLDTTEQQVRAVLSTVRSWTEPGEVDDTVAQLPSSIAALFRG
- a CDS encoding SDR family NAD(P)-dependent oxidoreductase — encoded protein: MGRLEHKIAAVTGAGRGIGRAIAEKLAAEGATVVVSDIDGESANATAEAVGGVGLRTDVADADSVEAMLAQVRERFGRLDVLVNNAGWDKAEPFVDTDAADWHKIVGINLFGTLHTTKAALPMMIEQQSGSIVNLGSDAARVGSSGEAVYSAAKGGVVSFTKTLAREMARNKINVNCVCPGPADTELFASIGGDDPKLRESLIKAIPFRRLADPADLANTVAFFASDEAGYLTGQTVSVSGGLTMS
- a CDS encoding DUF2267 domain-containing protein, with the translated sequence MNYDEFLATVRRRTALPDNAEAEQTTRIVLSTLGQRLAGQEPRDLADQLPEQLKDPLLERTGSAENRDDFDDFLERIADQEGPNSNPDLAREHAHAVVGTMAQFVSRGELEDLRSQLPSSYAPLFG
- a CDS encoding FUSC family protein; the encoded protein is MPTTVLTRNVSDAFRLRPGGPLAWPAGRALLSMAVPLGVLLAIGRLDLLPGAVFGALTSVHCRNEAHPRQARTLGVVAIGMVAAVTTGDLIAVFAGGQPWHEPIAMLATALAGAIGTVAATAVKIGPPGGLIFTFAVGACSHLPLQAAGLGAHFLTIVASTAFAWTVTVLGTAASGLNPQRRAVAAALDATADALADRADLALRHRAAVAVETAWNGVALVGRRQRDTGPHRDLVRAVENCEALLSPDAPAVQVHEVRTAAREVRAGRPFAEPHGRESAPAVPPTPVSRWWIIRDVLRAALLPHRVKSWLMPYAARVVLAALLAGVAAGLLGIEQTYWAAVSAVSILQATSTAGSVPRMLQRVCGTVLGVLVAVAVLHAGPPVWVLVVLLAVLQWGAEMTVTVNYAFGLLFATPVALLVSALGTASDPGVLGWNRFWATLLGAAIAVAVAWALPNRAWLSRVQAALTRVRRLSESRPLQPARLRSALVELHEAHDVAAGEVRPSELPTEELLELSHRAYALLDATPARR